One genomic window of Dysgonomonadaceae bacterium PH5-43 includes the following:
- a CDS encoding FKBP-type peptidyl-prolyl cis-trans isomerase FklB (product_source=KO:K03773; cath_funfam=3.10.50.40; cleavage_site_network=SignalP-noTM; cog=COG0545; ko=KO:K03773; pfam=PF00254,PF01346; superfamily=54534) encodes MNKLVKTFMFSMLAVASITMFSCNAQVPKADLKNNLDSIAYSQGVLSAAQIDQLFADFNIKPENQKDYINGFIKGMKAAPKSDKQKAEAMGKWMGEQFSLLIFPTIGEQMFQDSTISLSTDNFTAGYIASIDGPESTLIKAEEAQMYMMMAIEEVRRQSLEKNNAEAKAENAAFLEKNAKEEGVVTLPSGLQYKVISEGKGAKPAATDEVTVHYHGTTIKGEVFDSSVDRGEPATFPLNAVIPGWTEGLQLMPVGSKYMFYIPYDLAYGAEGRGGLITPFATLVFEVELLDIKK; translated from the coding sequence ATGAACAAATTAGTAAAAACTTTTATGTTTTCTATGTTGGCAGTTGCCAGCATAACAATGTTTTCGTGTAATGCTCAAGTGCCTAAGGCTGACTTGAAAAATAATCTCGACTCAATAGCTTATTCGCAAGGTGTTTTGTCGGCTGCACAAATCGACCAATTATTCGCCGATTTTAATATTAAGCCAGAAAATCAAAAGGATTACATCAACGGATTTATAAAAGGAATGAAGGCAGCTCCTAAGTCAGACAAACAAAAAGCTGAAGCTATGGGTAAATGGATGGGAGAGCAATTTTCCCTTTTAATTTTCCCTACTATCGGAGAACAAATGTTTCAAGATTCTACAATTTCTTTAAGTACTGATAATTTTACTGCTGGGTATATAGCATCTATTGATGGCCCTGAAAGTACACTTATTAAAGCAGAAGAAGCTCAAATGTATATGATGATGGCAATTGAAGAAGTAAGACGCCAATCTCTTGAAAAAAACAATGCTGAAGCAAAAGCTGAAAATGCTGCTTTCTTAGAAAAGAATGCTAAAGAAGAAGGAGTGGTAACATTGCCAAGCGGACTTCAATACAAAGTTATTTCTGAAGGTAAAGGTGCTAAACCTGCTGCTACAGATGAAGTAACTGTTCACTATCACGGAACAACTATTAAAGGTGAAGTTTTTGATAGTTCGGTAGATAGAGGAGAGCCAGCAACTTTCCCTCTAAATGCAGTTATTCCTGGTTGGACAGAAGGATTGCAGCTTATGCCTGTAGGTTCTAAATATATGTTTTATATTCCTTACGATTTAGCTTACGGAGCCGAAGGTCGCGGAGGTTTAATTACTCCTTTTGCTACTTTAGTTTTTGAAGTTGAGCTACTTGATATAAAAAAATAA
- a CDS encoding Lrp/AsnC family transcriptional regulator for asnA, asnC and gidA (product_source=KO:K03718; cath_funfam=1.10.10.10,3.30.70.920; cog=COG1522; ko=KO:K03718; pfam=PF01037,PF13404; smart=SM00344; superfamily=46785,54909), protein MYVVKTTNNKIMEKIDNLDKKILSIISQNARIPFKDVAEECGVSRAAIHQRVQKMIEMKVIVGSGYQVNSRVLGFNTCTYIGIKLEKGSMYKEVAPELQKIPEIVECHFTTGPYTILVKLFARDNEHLMELLNGHIQEIPGVISTETLISLRQSFKREIPIVVE, encoded by the coding sequence TTGTACGTTGTAAAAACGACAAACAACAAAATCATGGAAAAGATAGATAATTTAGATAAGAAAATATTATCGATTATTTCTCAGAATGCTCGTATTCCCTTTAAAGATGTAGCAGAAGAATGTGGCGTTTCTCGAGCTGCAATTCACCAAAGGGTACAGAAAATGATTGAAATGAAGGTAATAGTAGGTTCGGGATACCAAGTAAACTCTCGAGTTCTTGGTTTTAATACCTGCACTTATATAGGAATAAAATTAGAAAAAGGTTCTATGTATAAGGAAGTAGCACCCGAATTACAAAAAATACCCGAAATAGTTGAATGTCATTTCACCACAGGTCCTTACACAATATTAGTAAAACTGTTTGCAAGAGATAACGAACATCTTATGGAATTGCTTAATGGGCATATTCAAGAAATACCCGGAGTGATTTCTACTGAAACATTAATATCTTTACGACAAAGTTTCAAGAGAGAAATTCCGATAGTTGTAGAGTAA
- a CDS encoding FKBP-type peptidyl-prolyl cis-trans isomerase FklB (product_source=KO:K03773; cath_funfam=3.10.50.40; cog=COG0545; ko=KO:K03773; pfam=PF00254,PF01346; superfamily=54534), with protein sequence MTNLRNKLEVAFFCVDKRITFALYFKLLTKKKRKMSADFDKISYALGMNMGNSFRSSGIKELDVNEFSQAIDDVMKGASLKMSYDEAKQVMSDFFAKLQEERLIINKKAGEEFLKINKERPGVKTTDSGIQYEVLQEGTGAKPKATDSVKVHYEGKLIDGQIFDSSIKRGEPASFGLNQVIPGWTEALQLMPVGSKYRIYIPSHLAYGERGAGEMIEPNSTLVFDVELLDIV encoded by the coding sequence ATGACAAATTTACGAAATAAATTAGAAGTCGCTTTCTTTTGTGTTGATAAAAGAATTACATTTGCACTTTATTTCAAATTATTAACAAAAAAGAAACGTAAAATGAGCGCAGATTTTGACAAAATAAGTTATGCCTTAGGTATGAATATGGGTAATAGCTTCCGTTCTTCGGGTATAAAAGAGTTAGATGTGAATGAGTTTTCACAAGCTATAGATGATGTAATGAAAGGAGCTTCTCTTAAAATGAGCTACGACGAAGCTAAACAAGTAATGTCGGATTTTTTTGCTAAACTTCAAGAAGAGAGACTAATCATAAATAAAAAAGCAGGAGAAGAATTTCTTAAGATAAACAAAGAACGTCCAGGAGTAAAGACTACTGATAGTGGTATTCAATACGAAGTTCTTCAAGAAGGAACAGGGGCTAAACCTAAAGCAACTGATAGCGTAAAGGTACACTACGAAGGTAAACTTATAGACGGACAAATATTTGATTCTTCAATTAAAAGAGGAGAACCAGCATCTTTTGGTCTTAACCAAGTAATACCAGGTTGGACAGAAGCTTTACAGCTTATGCCTGTAGGTTCAAAATATAGAATATACATTCCTTCTCATTTAGCTTACGGCGAAAGAGGAGCCGGTGAAATGATAGAGCCAAATAGTACTTTGGTTTTTGATGTTGAATTATTGGATATAGTATAA